Sequence from the Microtus pennsylvanicus isolate mMicPen1 chromosome 12, mMicPen1.hap1, whole genome shotgun sequence genome:
TTATTTCTTGTTCACACAAGCCAAAGGCAGTTTTAATACcgtttttgataatttcataaaaaaagaaaaaaaaactcagtttcATGGTGTGGCCTTTTCCACTTGTGGTACCCTGTCCAGCAAGTTTTGGTTTGAGGTTTCTGGGGTGAGAGATGTTAGCTAAGTAAAACCAGGAACAAACTAGAAGCTGGTTTGCCTGCATCCAGCgcccttctttctgttctttcctgaCCCTTAGAGAGGACAAACACAGAAGGGGAACTGTACATTTCTACAAGAGAAAGTATAGCGAGCAGAATTTGCATACTGACAGCATTTAGACAAGCAAGGCCTTGTGGGTCAGAGAGCCAGGCAGACCTCGGGTAGGCTGTGCTGGGTAGGTGAGTGCGCTCTGGACTGCGCAGGGAGGGTGCATGGTCACCAGATGAGGGAAGATACCACAACATGCAATCATGAAGATCACGTACTTaagcagagaaagggggagaCCTTGCTAGAAGGAATGAGGCTTGAAGATGCTGCAGACATTTTACAACTCTCAAAATCCAGACAAGGATGTTTGCACTTCCTGCAAGTGATGCAAGGGAATCTGGAGAGATTTGGCCTCATAAGTACGGCAGCCAGACCTGGGAGTTGGAAGGGGAAGGGTTGTCAGACACTGTGTGCCTTACTGTCTGAACCATCTGGGAAATGAAGGGAGCTTGGGGAGGAAACCACAAACAAGGCTTCCCCTTAGCCATCTCCAGAATGAACTGTTGATCTTTCCTTGTTGTTGTTTCCTTCATGGCACTTGAGCCTGGCATGGGAAGGCTTTGAGAGCACAATATGGAGAAAGACTATCCTCACCTCTCAAAGTGTGCCTCACCCCCAGACCTATCCCTTCACCCAGTGCCATGGTACCCATTCACACCTCGGGTAAAGGCCACCATTCCCTGTCGGCACCAGGGACACGTGGAGCAAGCCTGTGCTTCAGTCCCCAAATATTACTCATTTCTGTTGTGTCCTGGCCCAGACTAGGCATTGGGCCTAAGATATAATCCATCCTCATGGAGCTTTGTGGACTTGCAGGATGCCCACCGGTGAGTGTGGTGTGCATAGGGAACCCTAGCCCAGCAGTGGCAATAGAGTAGAGACAAAGTTAGCAAAGGCAAGGGATGAGAACTTGCTGGGATGCTGAGCCCTGGTCAGGCTGGACGGGGAGCGAGGGATCCAGGAGATTTCCAGATGGTGAGATAGGCCAAGACATTGGGATCGGGTGCAGGGCTGTGGCTGGCAGGCTAGGGAACATTTGATTCCAGCATAGAAGATGCCAACGGAGATAGGCAgggaaggagcaggaggcagTTAGGAGCAATACTGAGGGCAGGTGAGGGCAGGCTGAGGGCAGAGCCTGTGAGATAGCAGGCAAGGATGCGCTGTATTCAGGACCAACTCCAGGGCATGAAGGCCAGGAGGCAGGTTTCTGTTGCCAATCCTTCGAGCTCACCAACTTTCCCTCACCCTAGGACCACACGTATGGCTAGACCTTCGTGTGGTCATCTATGGAAATCTTGCCAACTTCTTCCGTATTAAGAGAAGTAATCTAAGCCGCATAGTAGCTCACACCCATAATTCTGGCACgtggggaggtggaagcaagagaaTTGCTGTAATTTTGTGGCTGGCCCGGGCCACATTGTGAGACCGTATCTCAGAAACCCACAAGTAGGGACTGGGAGGTAGCTCAGCAGCGAAGAGCGTACCCTGCTCTTtccgaggacctgagttgggttcccagcacccactcacgGCTCTGGCTGCATCCCCAGCTGCAGGGAGATTGCATGCCTCTGGTGTGGGGGGGGTATCTGTATACCggtgtacatacccacacacataattaaaatatagaatatatctttaaaacttaaaaaagacaGATAGGAAGACAagtaatgtaaaaaataaattcagttgCTGTGTGGGGTAGCTCATGCCATGGTTGCAGCACTTAGAAGTTAGGTAAGAAGATTGGGGTtgcaggctagccttggctacacagtgagacctttcACTTCCTCTTTGGAGAGCCACTGTCTCCATTAATAACAGCAAGAAACATAGTTGTGTTACCCGGTATGGTTGTTCTGAAGCCAAGTAATGTCATAATGGGTATCAGTAGCACAGATAGAGCAGTCAGCTTGCTTGAGCTAACCCGATATATAACACAGGAGACCAGCATTGCCCCCAGGGACGCAGTGTGGATGTCTGGCAAAGTCACATGCCTTTGGTAATGTCCAGGTCACAGGACATGTGTGTTCTGGGCTTCTCTGATTGCCCATCAGCTTCCTCAGGCAGCTGTGGGGCTGGCCCGTCCTCTGTGCCCGCCCACACATCACAGCCCATTGTTTCGCTTCTGCTGGCTTGTGCTGGTTCTCATTATATCATTCTGTAATTCATATTCTTCCCAATTCCGTGTTCATTGTCTCATCATCTTATTTGTCACTACTCCAGACAGACGCTTTCTTCAGAATTCAGTGTGCACTCTGGGTTGGTCCCTATCCCAGAGTTCAAGAGCTAGGTTTAGAGGACACTACTAGGTCACATAGCAACAGGTCCCTAACAGCCACTGAcctctgcttctgctgtctgtagctgttggtgttttggttttggtgtttaaTCTGCATCCGCAGTTCACGGCTGGCATGCTGGCTATGAGCTCCGTTAATAGTCGTAACTAGAGCACATGTTGAGAAAAGGCTCCTCTTCCTAATATCCTGGCAAATTGCCTCTGCACAGGGATTTTGCTTATGTAGCAAGAGACAAAGACACGAGGATTCTGAAGTGTCATGTGTTTCGATGTGACACACCAGCAAAAGCCATCGCCACAAGTCTCCACGAAATCTGTTCTAAGGTAAGAATGGGTCCAGGGCACAGGGTCTACCTCCCTGTTTCCCGTCACTGACTGAGCGGGAGGGCCGGAGAGCTGCCTGTGACATCAAACCCAGGAAGAAGCGGGCAGGGTGGTGCTCAGCCCGTTGTTAATGTGTAGtagattccaagttcaaggcaTATCCATGATCTCAGGGTTACCCACTCACAGGGATGTCTGAGTCCCTCACAAGATGATGGAGTTTTTGCATGTGACTTGTGTTTATCTTCCTGTGAATGTCATGTCACCGCCACATTACATATACCTAGAGAAATGACGGTCATTACTTTGCAATGAACATCTTGGGCTGGGATTCAAAGCGCGAGTTACTTCCAGGGCCATTGTGACCAGGCGTCTTTCAATCCCTAAACCCACACCACTGTAACTCCCTAGtggagaacaagaacaaaaagatgCCTGCACACAGTGACCATTAATGTCCCTAACAGAAGAGAGACCACGTGGAAGAGCCGGAGAAGGACAATGGCAGCGGCCAATATTCCTGAGCCCTCTGGACtcgtttatttattcatttattccacACATGCTCTGTGACATACACACTCTTGTTTATATGCACAAAAGGGCAGCTTACCTATCCAAGGTCACAGCTAGTAAGGGCAGCGGTAGGATCTGAAGTCTCCAGAGGCCTGGAAAGAGTATCTAGAGTCGCTCTGGGACAGTACCAGGGAAGCGTGTTACTCTGTGCTCTCTGAGCGCAGGGGTCAGAGGGTCCAGGTGCCCCCAGAGGGTGCCTGTTGGGTTGTCCTCCACGGGTGTTGGAATGAGTAGATGGAAGAAGAAGCTTCCAAGCATTCAGAGAGCTGTCATTCTGAGGAAATGTTCACCTGTCATCCCCAGCAGGGAAAGATGAAATCCTCACATAATGTGTAgcacagggagaggagggaaaggaggcagaagaTGAGCGTCAGTTTAAATCCCGGTAGAATCCACTCAGATGCTCTGCCGGCAGGGCTGGCTGGTGACATGGGGTCCGTAGCCGGGAACCCACGATGCGCTTTCATTTGCTGTCTAGATTATGGCTGAACGGAAGAATGCCAAAGCCCTGGCCTGCAGCTCTTTACAGGAAAGGAACAATGTGAGTCTCGACGTCCCTTTGCAAGGTATGTCTACAGTGGCCCCTCTTCCACGGCTCCTGCCAGTCCTGCAAGGCCGGAGCGTTGCAGGGTTCTCTGGTCTCCTTCAAAAGCACACTTGAGGGCTGGATGATGGCACCGGCTACTCTTCCAGAAtccccgagttcgattcccagcacccacagggctgctcacaaccatgtgtGATTCCGGTTCTAGGGCATCtgttgctctcttctggcttctacagtgACTGCACGCATGTGCTGCACGTATATGCAAGCTAACTAAACCTTTCatacgtataaaataaaaatagacgtTAAAATCGGGCATGGTGGCCTCCATCCTAGAATCCAATCTCTAGAATTTGGGACGTAGAGTCAGTAGAACTGTGAGCCAGCCTGAGTGctgcatggtgagaccctgcctgggtgggggagggggacgaTGAGCGTGTGTTCCAGGCCCCAAGGGGACAGAGTTCAAAAGTATTGAACAGggaagttgttttttgtttctgttgaacAAATTAGAGAATATGGTAGcagagttttcattttgttttgtttaatccCATGTATTACCATGGGGGTAAGGACTGTCTAGTTCAAACATCTATAGATTGTTAGTTGGGGGGACTGCATTGTTTCTTCCGTGCCTTTGATTATCTATACCctttgtatatataatgtatataaactTTCTTCAGGCACCAGCCACGCCTAACAAATAGGGCACGAAAAGCTGTTTCTTAGCACACGAACGACTTAGCATACTGGGTTTTGCCTTCCTAAGCATTTCACCTTGAAAGAGAGATCAGTAGGGTTTAGACTGGCAAAGCCCCTACGTACGTCTGGAGTCGGGAAATGCTGTCGTTATAGAACGAACACCCGGGAACAGGGTGCTCTGGTATGGGTCGCCATCTGGGCGTGCAGATTCCAGATGGACAGCTGGCTTTCCCCGTACCATGGAACTACTGAGAAACACACTGCTTTTGTTCCCTGTAGTAGATTTTCCAACACCAAAGACAGAACTGGTGCAGAAGTTCCACGTGCAGTACCTGGGCATGTTACCCGTGGACAGACCTGTTGGTAGGTAAAACTGGGCAAGGCTTCCAAAGCTTACAAGAGCCGTTGGTTCTCCCAGGAGGGTGAGGGCCACTGTATCATTCCTCACCTTAACCCTGACCCCTGCCTCTGTGGTGACACCAGCCTGGACACATGATCATCCTGGTCACGTAGGTGGTGGGGGCAAGCTAACCTTGACTTGATGTGCGGTCCAAGGGAACAGGTGTGTGTTTCCTGTTGTCCCAGCATTCCAGGGATGAGCAGCCCACCACTGTAGAATGCTCTAGCTCTCAGCTTTGGGGTCAGGCTCCTGCCTCCGTTCTTGCCCACTGGAGACAGGTGGGAAAGACTGATGGAGCCCCCATATCTTTACACAGTGACCCATAGTGGTGTGTCCTACCCTGGTGCCAGGAACTGAGGTGTTCCACCTGCCTTAGCTCACAGAGAAGCTGTAGCTTCTCCGTGACTGGAAAAGGCCCTGGAGAAGTCGGAGGTCTGGGGGGAAAGTGAAATGCTCTCTGGAGCGCCGTTAGGCACTTCCTCAGAGGGTCAAAGACCTTAACTGTTGTTTGACTGGGCAGTTCTGCCCTCAAACACATACCCAAGGAAACTGGTAGCTTTGTTCCCCGCCAAAGCTATAAAAACATTCCTAGTAGCATTTGTTCAAAAGTAAAGACACTCCTAATGCCCATCACCTTTCCGATAATGCAATTTTATCTggcaagaaaaaaagtaaagaaacatgTCACAGCACGTGTGACCCTTGAAACATTGAGATGGATCAAAGAAGTCACCTCTCCCGCCCCCAAAAGAGTCCTCTGTGTAGGATTCTTAACAGGAGTGCTGACAATAGGCAGGGCGCCAGAACCAGACAGAAAGGAGGAACTGATTCGAGGCTAGGTTGTAGGGAACATAGAGAGTGCCCACTAAGGATTACAGGGGTGCTGAAAATATACTAAGATTGATTTGATGACTCCCCTATGAGTAGGCCGGAAACCGTTGGGTGGTATGCATTAAAAAAAGTGAATTCCGTGCGAATTATGTCACAATGAAGTTGTCACTCCTGAGCAGGCCAGATAGCTCAGGGGGCGCAGGACAGCTGGAAAGTTGTCTGCAGACACACGCATACAATGTCATGTGCTCTCACACACAATAAACAGATTTAGCTTGTTCTGAGCTTACTTATTCTACAGCTAGCAAAGGAACCCCACTGGACAGCATCAGTAAAGGGGCCATCAACTCTTCCCTGACTAAATGTCAGTGTGATGGGGAAGGGTCTGATACTTTGGTAGGTGCTGGCTTCTGTTGGGTCTCCTTCCTCAGGCTCTCAAAGGCAGGCTTGAGGCTGGAGCATCATAGTCTCATagacaggacacacacacaccacacatgtatgcatgcagacatgtaggcacaaacatacacacacatccctggAGGTACCCAGGACTCCATTGGAAAAACTGGCTTTTTGTCTTCTGAGCAAACTTGAGGATAAAGCCGTAAGGTGGCCTGACCCCAGGAACTACAAAGGCCAACCTGGGTCTGGCTGTTCCTGAGTGACTGGGCCTGCATCAGAGAGTGAAGTTTTAAttcctttctctgtgtaggcATGGACACCCTGAACAGTGCCATAGAAAGTCTGATGACCTCATCCAGCAAAGAGGATTGGCCTTCGGTGAACATGAACGTGGCCGATGCCACAGTCACCGTCATCAGTGAGAAGGTGAGGAGCTCGAGAGGACACTGGGCTTGGCCTCTTGGGGGTGATATTGACTTGTGATTAAAATGGCCTACGTTTATAGAAGATTTGGGACTTTGTCTGGGCCTCATCGTGCCTCCCTCAGGACCTGGAAACTCCTATTCTGATGCCCCCATTCTGCCTTCCTCGCTTGCTTGAGAGATTGAAATGGTTCAAGGTGACAGGTGGCACTAGCTGTAGCTTACTGTGCCTTTCAGTTTTGTTATGAGGGCTCTGGTGTGGACTAGGCCATGCTGTCTGGAGTTGGGCAAACGTTGCTTGTATTCGGGAAGCCCAATGATATATATGACTTCTGGAGAACAGATCATTGGTCATCCTGACAGGCCGGCGTTCACCTCAACCCAGATTATCCCGTCAGGGTGATTGAACAGAGTTACTTGGCTAAGATCAAATTGGAAGCACAGAACTGGGCCTTCAAGCCAGATGGTCTGAGTTCAGCCTCCTTTACCAAGGTGTGAGAAGCCCCTGTGCTGGGAAGACCTCAGGTCATAAGCACGTCCCAGCTTCCGCCACCAGCAGGTCACTGTCAAAACCACTTCACTGTTGTCGGTGAACAGTCCTCTTcagcctgccttcctctcccctcgTTCTGGATTTCACTCCTAAAGCGTGTTGTGGTGCCCTCCCCCACTGCGGTGTTCTGACTGGTGCAGCTCCCTCCGTGTACCATACCCCTTTGTCCGCACCCTCTCTCCCAGATTCCAACTCCAGCATTTCTTCTGCAAATCTCCTGACCTCCCTGCCCAGGGTAGGACGCCTGTGAAATGAATGAATATTTAACAGGCCAGAGTGTTACAGTTTGAGAGCTGGCATTCTAGCTGTGTTTACTAACTCACAAATTGCCTGTGGTTGCTGCCATGGATGTCAGCTATGAAACGAATCCCACACACGTCTTTATGCTGCCTTGTGtgtggagaagaggaggggggagtgaATTGACAAATGTGTTGATTAGCAGCATTTTGTCTTCCACAGTGTTGGATGTGATTTGGTGCTTGAATAAAAAACAGTGGAGCGAGACATGTGAATCTTTTACTCATGGACACACATAGACAAAGGTTCACATAGACAAAGGGGTCCTGAGCCACCGAGGGCCCTGCGTTGGGCAGTCTACAGAAGTCTATGTGACATTGTTCCTCGCACAGTGAAGAACGGATGTGGGCTGCAGTGGATAGAGAATGGGACACACATCCCTTTCCACAGCAGCGGGGTCATTCACTGTGAGACCAGATACCCACGGCAGTGGTGGCCTCTCGGGCTACTCAGCCACGTTCTGACTTCTGATAAGATGCAAATCCTGCCAGGCTCTGTAAGCGGAATTCTCTGAAGTATTTAAGTTCTGACGTTTTTTGTGCTGGCAGCTGTCTGACTTCCCAGAGAGCACGGGTGCTGAACCATGTCTCTTACAGAGCGAAGAGGAAATCTTGGTGGAGTGTCGAGTGCGGTTTCTGTCCTTCATGGGTGTCGGGAAGGATGTCCACACATTTGCCTTCATCATGGACACTGGGAACCAGCGCTTTGAGTGCCACGTGTTTTGGTGTGAGCCGAATGCCGCCAACGTGTCAGAAGCCGTCCAGGCTGCCTGCATGGTGAGGGAGCTCGCCTTTTGCTCCACCTTCCCTGTCCTTCTTGTTCTAGATGCTGTAAATTAGAGTGGAAAGCCTGTATTTAATGGATAACCTCTAACTCCCAAAGCCCCGTACTTTATAGTGATCAGTAAGTAACAGACTAGAGTCGGCCCGTGCTGCTGGCTCACAAGGCCTGAGTACTTCACAGGATGTCTGATTTGAGACGTAAGCATCTCTTCGTTGAGCAGATGTGCTCTGGGAACCTTTCTTGCACACACTGGAACTCTTCTGGTCAGAGCAAAGGAACTGGGAAGGTAGGCACTAGAGCCTGAGGTCCAGGGCACGGTCTAGTGATAGTCGCTGGAACTGGTGGAAGAAACAGGACCCCTGTCACGAAAGGCTGGTGAAGTTGGGCTCTCCAGGAAAGATTACCAAGTAGGAATTGGTCATCTCTAGCTTCTGGGATTTTTCTGGATTTGggtttggtgttttgagataaagtctcacagtagctcaggctggcctggaactcactgtagccTAGACTGTCTAAACTCTCAACCTTCCCAGCAGTGGAACTATACGCATGCGCTGCCGCTACCAGCTCCTACTTAGGTTTTAAAATAGTATTCCATCCAAAAGGAAGACAGTCCCTCTTCCTGGAGACCTTGCCTCGTGAGGGCAAGTTTAAAGTACAGCTTGAGGTGCAGTGATCAACCCGGGCCTCCCGCATGGAGACTAGGGAGACGGGCAGgaggcagccagaagagggctaaCGAGGCCATGATCAGTGAGATGGAGTACTCCCTTGTGTGAGGAGTCCCACTGCTACGACCCCGGAGAGCCTCAAGTGTGGATCCGGGAGCTCTGCACAGCCCCCAGAAAGCCCTGTGAATCAGGGAGCTCAGTGTAGCGGGAGAAGACATAAAATCCCAAGCCCCATAGTAGTGTGGAAAGAGCTATAAGTGGAGGAGACTACACCAGACTGAGAAGGAATTCGACGAAGGGAGAAAGACTCTGGAAGTGGGAACTAGGAAAGTCTGTCGAGGGCTGGTCTGTGAGCTTGGTTTGTTTAGGATGGAGGCGATCTGCACACTTTCTTGTGCTAAAGGAGCCACGTGAATCATGTGCCTTATAATGACATGTATGTCAATGTGAATGACAGACCACACATAAGACAGTCGTTCTGTGAAAACTACCAATAGGTGTTAAAAACTACCTATTGCCTACGGCACTtctatgtgtttgtttgtctttaagGTTTTGCAATTATCAGTCCTCTATGTGGAAGCTTGCAGCACCTGGCAGATCCATCACcacagactccccccccccccccccccgctttgcCTCTGTCAGCCACAGTGTGGCCGTGGCCGTGGCCGCGCCCCCTCCTTCACTCTCATCACCAGCTCCTTCTGCTATTTTCTTGACATCTTTCTCTTCTCACACAGGCCATGTCTTGCAAGGCTGCATTTGGCCTCGTTTTTACTTGCGCAATCCAAGAAATCATAAATCACACCCAAGCCAGTTGTCGTGCCGTCCCCAAAATGAGTTctgaatcaaaaaacaaaaacacagaaaaaaaaaaaaaacccgacatCTGGTATGGTCTGTACATTCTAGCTTCTTTTTCTAGATTTCTGTCTCAGGTATTATTGCCTTCCCATGGTGAAGGACACTGATGACTATTTAGACAACAGGATAGGAAAAGAGCAGATTGGCTACTGATATCTATGGAGGCCAGTGAGCAGGTAAAGTCACTTGCTACCAAACCTGGTAAGCTAATCTTTGAGACGTGGAGCCCACATGAGAAAAGaccaattcccacaagttgtcctctgacttccatgtgtgtcCTGTAGCacatgataaacacacacacacccttttttttaatctttgagactattgagtggggggaagggaaggaaggaaggaagagagacctGGGATCCACACTCCATCTGCTTCCCACTCACTGGTCCTCAGTGGGAGGGCTGTTTTCTCTaagtgctgtgcacacaggatgCTAATGCTCACCAGCCTGAGTATTCAGGAGCAGGGCTGTGGGGGAGAAGCAGGGGAGTGTAGGAGTTGAGGTGGGACCTGGGAACCAGGTGTAGATGGGAGCAAGGGACCATGGGAAATAAACAAGTGCTCTTTCAGTCAAGCGAGAAAACTAGATATTTTACAAAACTGAAATGGTGCGTAACAGATGGTTTGGGTCTAA
This genomic interval carries:
- the Apbb2 gene encoding amyloid beta precursor protein binding family B member 2 isoform X10; translated protein: MAGEDFAYVARDKDTRILKCHVFRCDTPAKAIATSLHEICSKIMAERKNAKALACSSLQERNNVSLDVPLQVDFPTPKTELVQKFHVQYLGMLPVDRPVGMDTLNSAIESLMTSSSKEDWPSVNMNVADATVTVISEKSEEEILVECRVRFLSFMGVGKDVHTFAFIMDTGNQRFECHVFWCEPNAANVSEAVQAACMLRYQKCLVARPPSQKVRPPPPPADSVTRRVTTNVKRGVLSLIDTLKQKRPVPETP
- the Apbb2 gene encoding amyloid beta precursor protein binding family B member 2 isoform X11, with translation MAERKNAKALACSSLQERNNVSLDVPLQVDFPTPKTELVQKFHVQYLGMLPVDRPVGMDTLNSAIESLMTSSSKEDWPSVNMNVADATVTVISEKSEEEILVECRVRFLSFMGVGKDVHTFAFIMDTGNQRFECHVFWCEPNAANVSEAVQAACMLRYQKCLVARPPSQKVRPPPPPADSVTRRVTTNVKRGVLSLIDTLKQKRPVPETP